The Fulvivirga ligni genome window below encodes:
- a CDS encoding FGGY family carbohydrate kinase, protein MYLLGYDIGSSSVKASLLNVEKNQVKCVVQYPDNEMDIISRKHGWAEQQPELWWQNFIIVTRKLLAESKVPASQIKGIGISYQMHGLVLVDKDYQVLRPSIIWCDSRGVEIGKSAFKEMGREYCLQNLLNSPGNFTASRLKWVKDNEPNIYQRVHKFMLPGDFISLKLTGEAYTTIPGLSEGIFWDFNEQKVSSELLNYYGLSEEHICDITPTFGIQGQVTKEAAALCGLKAGTPVSYRAGDQPTNALALNVMRPNEIAATSGTSGVVYGVVDKPIFDYKSRVNSFAHVNYEQNHDRIGVLLCLNGAGIQYSWMKNQIARGDRNYKDMERMVSTVPIGCDGLCILPFGNGAERMLENQNINSHIHNIQFNRHDRAHLYRAALEGVAFSFVRGVNILKEIGLKVDVMRVGNDNMFQSEVFSTTIATLLDCQIEVMDTTAAVGAARAAGVATGVYSSLEQALEGVSADVVYEPEYDGAACHRAYNYWQSCLDKALMHNAARPANLNLREALEDMELKMEEKSKELTALHLKIQARDEFLEELKNDIRDLQSENGFDHSYQLDRILKKIDNQMDRSNRWQSFEQHFDVIHGDFFKNLKSSFPGLSVSDVKLMALLKMRMNTKDIAEQLNLSVRGVETRRYRLRKKLQLDRHLALDNFVEQI, encoded by the coding sequence ATGTATTTACTAGGCTATGATATAGGAAGTTCTTCAGTAAAGGCAAGCTTGCTGAACGTTGAGAAAAATCAGGTGAAATGCGTGGTGCAATATCCTGATAATGAGATGGATATTATCTCACGCAAGCACGGATGGGCAGAGCAGCAGCCGGAGCTCTGGTGGCAGAACTTTATCATCGTTACCAGAAAGCTTTTAGCAGAATCTAAAGTGCCAGCATCTCAGATAAAAGGTATCGGCATCTCTTATCAGATGCACGGGTTAGTGCTGGTAGACAAAGACTATCAGGTACTTAGACCTTCCATTATTTGGTGTGATAGCAGAGGTGTGGAGATTGGGAAAAGCGCTTTTAAAGAGATGGGACGGGAATATTGTCTCCAGAACTTATTAAACAGCCCTGGTAATTTCACTGCTTCCAGATTAAAGTGGGTTAAAGATAACGAGCCAAACATTTACCAAAGAGTACATAAATTTATGCTGCCCGGAGATTTTATTTCTTTAAAGCTCACAGGCGAAGCATATACCACCATTCCTGGATTATCAGAAGGGATTTTCTGGGATTTCAATGAGCAAAAAGTATCGTCAGAGCTCCTGAACTATTATGGACTTTCAGAAGAGCATATTTGTGATATTACCCCCACCTTTGGCATACAAGGCCAGGTAACAAAAGAAGCTGCCGCTTTATGTGGATTGAAGGCAGGTACTCCTGTGAGCTATAGAGCTGGGGATCAACCTACTAACGCATTGGCGCTGAATGTGATGCGCCCTAATGAGATAGCAGCAACCAGCGGAACCTCCGGAGTGGTGTATGGTGTGGTGGATAAACCCATTTTTGATTATAAATCACGAGTGAATTCATTTGCTCACGTCAATTATGAGCAGAATCATGATAGGATAGGGGTTTTGCTCTGCCTAAACGGTGCCGGAATTCAATACAGCTGGATGAAAAACCAGATCGCTCGTGGAGATAGGAATTATAAAGATATGGAGCGCATGGTATCTACAGTACCTATTGGGTGTGATGGACTATGCATATTGCCCTTCGGAAACGGAGCCGAACGTATGCTGGAAAATCAGAATATCAACTCGCACATTCATAATATACAATTCAATAGACACGATAGAGCACATTTATATAGGGCGGCTTTAGAGGGTGTTGCTTTTTCATTTGTGAGAGGCGTTAATATTCTCAAGGAAATTGGCCTTAAGGTAGATGTAATGCGGGTGGGCAATGACAATATGTTTCAGTCTGAGGTGTTTTCTACTACCATTGCTACGCTGCTTGATTGCCAGATAGAGGTGATGGACACCACCGCAGCAGTGGGAGCAGCTCGGGCAGCTGGCGTGGCTACAGGTGTTTATAGCTCACTTGAACAGGCTTTAGAGGGAGTAAGTGCAGATGTAGTTTATGAACCTGAGTATGACGGAGCGGCTTGCCATAGAGCTTATAATTATTGGCAAAGCTGCTTAGATAAGGCTTTAATGCATAACGCGGCTCGTCCGGCAAATCTTAATCTTCGAGAAGCTCTGGAAGATATGGAGCTGAAAATGGAGGAAAAAAGCAAAGAGTTGACGGCTCTTCACCTCAAAATTCAGGCTCGTGATGAGTTTTTGGAAGAACTTAAAAATGATATCAGAGATCTCCAATCGGAAAATGGCTTTGACCATTCTTATCAGCTGGATCGTATCTTGAAAAAGATTGACAATCAGATGGATAGAAGTAATCGTTGGCAGTCTTTTGAGCAACATTTTGATGTTATACATGGCGATTTTTTTAAAAACTTGAAAAGCAGTTTCCCGGGCCTTTCGGTGTCTGATGTGAAGTTGATGGCCCTTCTGAAAATGCGAATGAATACCAAGGACATTGCTGAACAGCTCAACCTCTCAGTAAGAGGGGTGGAGACCAGAAGGTACAGGCTTCGTAAAAAGCTACAGCTGGACAGGCACCTTGCTCTGGATAACTTTGTAGAGCAGATTTAA
- a CDS encoding xylulokinase, giving the protein MSKYLIGFDIGSSSIKAALVNAETRETVGMAQYPDTEMEIQALQEGWAEQDPEQWWEYVAKVCKKVLAQTGVNGADVESIGLSYQMHGLVLVDKGQKVLRPSIIWCDSRSVDIGNDAFEGIGEKVCHTHLLNSPGNFTASKLMWVKENEPEVYSKIHKFMLPGDFIAMKMTGKIVTTKSGLSEGILWDFQNNDIAQMVLDYYDIDRSLVPEIADTFSVQGLVTEQSAEILGLKAGIPVTYRAGDQPNNALSLQVTKPGEIAATGGTSGVVYAVVDQPLYDGASRVNGFAHVNHQSDAQRIGVLLCINGAGSQYRWVRQVVGEDVSYEKMEEMINQVPIGADGLRIVPFGNGAERMLENQFVGAQVNNIQFNRHGKGHMYRAALEGVAFAFVYGVEIIKNMGIETHVIKVGNDNLFRSKVFSTTVATLTGCRIEVIETTGAVGAARGSGLVTGRYKELDDIYGKAEQVDSYEMSPDKDPYQKAYNIWKKDLKNLLENN; this is encoded by the coding sequence ATGAGTAAATATTTAATAGGTTTTGATATCGGTAGCTCGTCTATAAAGGCGGCGCTGGTAAACGCCGAGACACGGGAGACCGTAGGCATGGCGCAATACCCTGATACTGAGATGGAAATACAGGCCTTGCAGGAAGGCTGGGCCGAGCAGGATCCTGAACAGTGGTGGGAGTATGTGGCCAAAGTATGTAAAAAAGTATTAGCCCAAACCGGTGTCAACGGCGCTGATGTAGAATCGATAGGTCTTTCTTATCAGATGCATGGTTTGGTGCTGGTAGATAAAGGCCAGAAAGTACTTCGTCCTTCTATTATCTGGTGCGATAGCCGCAGTGTAGATATCGGCAATGACGCTTTTGAGGGAATAGGAGAAAAAGTATGTCATACTCACTTGCTAAATTCACCGGGTAATTTTACCGCCTCAAAACTGATGTGGGTAAAAGAAAATGAGCCTGAGGTTTATAGTAAAATACACAAGTTCATGCTTCCTGGAGATTTCATAGCTATGAAAATGACAGGGAAGATCGTTACCACCAAATCGGGCTTGTCAGAAGGTATCCTTTGGGATTTTCAGAATAATGATATCGCTCAGATGGTGCTTGATTATTATGATATTGACCGCTCCTTAGTTCCGGAAATAGCTGATACTTTCTCAGTTCAGGGCCTCGTAACCGAGCAGTCTGCCGAAATTCTGGGCTTAAAAGCAGGAATCCCTGTTACCTACCGAGCTGGTGATCAGCCCAATAATGCCTTATCCTTACAAGTGACTAAGCCAGGGGAAATCGCAGCTACCGGCGGCACTTCAGGCGTGGTGTACGCTGTGGTAGATCAGCCTTTATATGATGGGGCATCACGAGTAAATGGCTTTGCTCATGTTAATCATCAGTCTGATGCTCAGAGAATCGGAGTATTGCTTTGTATCAATGGAGCCGGGTCACAATACCGCTGGGTAAGACAAGTTGTGGGTGAAGATGTGAGCTATGAGAAAATGGAAGAGATGATCAACCAGGTGCCTATTGGTGCTGATGGCCTTCGCATTGTTCCTTTTGGAAATGGAGCCGAGCGCATGTTGGAGAATCAATTTGTAGGTGCTCAGGTCAACAATATTCAATTTAACCGCCATGGTAAAGGTCATATGTACAGAGCAGCTCTTGAAGGAGTGGCTTTTGCCTTTGTCTATGGTGTGGAGATTATAAAAAACATGGGTATTGAGACGCATGTTATTAAAGTAGGAAATGATAATTTATTCAGATCTAAAGTGTTTTCTACTACTGTGGCCACCCTTACAGGTTGCAGAATAGAAGTAATAGAAACTACCGGTGCGGTTGGAGCGGCCAGAGGATCTGGATTAGTGACAGGGAGATATAAGGAGCTGGATGATATTTATGGCAAGGCCGAGCAGGTAGATAGCTATGAAATGAGCCCTGACAAAGACCCCTACCAGAAGGCTTATAACATCTGGAAAAAAGACTTAAAGAATTTATTAGAGAACAATTAA
- a CDS encoding basic secretory protein-like protein, which produces MRKMILSLLCIGLYFAQSKAVAQSVDITDYPGTISTQYSDSPNNEAIGNLIDGSSSTKFLTFHGTAWVQFRSTTAAVITSYSLTSANDFAARDPLNWTLQGSNNGTSWTTIDSRNGVDFPNRFQKKTFSFSNSTAYTYFRLNMVNNGDGALQLAELELIGTFEQTDITNLGGTISAQYSDSPNNEDISKLIDNSSSTKYLTFHQSAWVQFQASGSPVVSAYTLTSANDAAARDPLNWTLQGSNNGSSWTTLDSRNGIDFPNRFQKKTFSFSNSTSYTYYRLNMVNNGAGATQLAEWELLGTVSDDLSDWQYFTYPTVVFDNQAAGTTGSNIVNTAMPNMDQVLREMTLIICQKIYEDNLDARVNFTKLNLILSDFDGVAYKSGSPPEISITVSSRYMESYYNSHNQDYGAVEAELRGILAHEGTHGYQWEPKNAGGYTPGTDFYGFIEGLADYVRINTYGFSPQRYPSPGGSWTDGYTRSGFFLDWIADNKDPDFAIKFNQSARDYSNWSWNTACQNILGEGVQSLWNQYQASLSNNIVSTSTDIVYPNPAANEISVKSGESATLQAVDIYSGTEKVISKDLSDNKLNETKMNIQDLPKGYYILVIKKSDGSIEKRKFLKQ; this is translated from the coding sequence ATGAGAAAAATGATTCTCTCTTTGCTTTGCATTGGGCTGTATTTTGCTCAATCCAAAGCGGTGGCACAAAGTGTTGATATTACGGATTATCCCGGCACTATCAGCACACAGTATTCAGACTCCCCGAACAATGAGGCTATTGGCAACCTCATCGATGGGTCATCGTCCACCAAGTTTCTTACGTTTCACGGTACCGCCTGGGTGCAGTTTCGATCTACCACCGCAGCGGTTATTACCAGTTATTCATTGACCTCAGCTAACGATTTTGCAGCTCGAGATCCGCTTAACTGGACACTTCAAGGCTCTAATAATGGCACCAGCTGGACTACCATAGACAGCAGAAATGGGGTAGATTTCCCAAACCGTTTTCAGAAGAAGACGTTTTCGTTTTCTAACTCTACCGCCTACACCTACTTCAGGTTGAATATGGTAAACAATGGGGATGGCGCCCTTCAGTTAGCTGAATTAGAATTAATTGGCACATTCGAGCAAACTGATATCACCAATTTAGGTGGCACCATTAGCGCTCAGTATTCTGATTCTCCTAATAATGAAGACATTAGCAAGCTGATTGACAATTCATCATCTACTAAATACCTGACCTTTCACCAGTCGGCATGGGTGCAATTTCAGGCTAGTGGATCCCCGGTAGTTTCAGCCTACACACTTACTTCAGCTAATGATGCTGCGGCACGAGATCCGTTAAACTGGACGCTTCAAGGTTCCAATAATGGTTCTAGCTGGACCACATTAGATAGCAGAAATGGTATAGATTTTCCTAATCGTTTTCAGAAGAAGACTTTCTCATTTTCTAACAGCACCTCCTATACCTATTACCGCTTAAATATGGTGAATAATGGCGCAGGAGCTACTCAGTTAGCAGAATGGGAATTGCTAGGAACCGTCTCTGATGACCTATCCGACTGGCAATATTTCACTTACCCTACTGTGGTATTTGACAACCAGGCGGCAGGTACCACAGGTTCTAACATTGTAAACACTGCCATGCCCAATATGGATCAGGTCTTGAGAGAAATGACCCTTATAATTTGTCAGAAAATTTATGAAGACAACCTGGATGCACGTGTCAATTTTACTAAACTCAATCTGATTTTAAGCGATTTTGATGGAGTTGCCTATAAATCAGGAAGTCCGCCCGAAATCTCTATTACCGTGAGTTCCAGGTACATGGAGAGTTATTACAACAGTCATAACCAAGACTATGGCGCTGTGGAAGCTGAACTTAGAGGTATTTTAGCTCATGAGGGTACTCATGGCTATCAGTGGGAGCCTAAAAATGCCGGTGGCTACACTCCCGGAACCGACTTTTATGGCTTTATAGAAGGTCTGGCTGATTATGTAAGAATTAATACCTATGGCTTTTCGCCACAGCGATATCCAAGCCCTGGTGGAAGCTGGACTGACGGCTATACAAGATCCGGCTTTTTCCTTGATTGGATAGCCGATAATAAGGACCCGGATTTTGCCATTAAGTTCAATCAGTCAGCACGTGATTACAGCAATTGGTCATGGAATACTGCCTGCCAAAATATATTAGGTGAAGGCGTGCAGTCTTTATGGAACCAATATCAAGCTTCACTGAGCAATAACATCGTGAGCACAAGTACAGACATTGTCTATCCTAATCCCGCTGCCAATGAGATTAGCGTTAAAAGTGGTGAGTCAGCAACATTACAAGCTGTAGACATTTACTCTGGCACAGAAAAAGTGATTAGTAAAGACCTATCAGATAATAAGTT
- a CDS encoding glycoside hydrolase family 43 protein: MQIQNPILRGFNPDPSIIKTKDGYYIATSTFEWFPGVQIHYSKDLINWELVARPLNRISQLDMRGNPDSCGVWAPCLSYHNNTFYLVYSNVRSFDGKWKDTHNYLVTTDNILGEWSDPVYLNSSGFDASLFHDTDGKKWLLAMITDQRNNHFFGGITLQEYDEAEKRLTGPIHTIFKGTELGCTEGPHLYKKDGFYYLITAEGGTEYGHAVTVARSQSITGPYEVHPENPIITSRHHPEAELQKAGHADLIQDEHGQWLATFLVARPLSPLGKCILGRETAIELIDWPDNQWPQLKNGARTPRSLVSSNGQTPQDFTPSVHHVTFDQPVLDIHFQSLRVPIEESWATLTAKPGFLRLKGRESLSSFHYQSLIARRIQHFKIEASTYLEFAPVNFQQMAGLIFYYNTNHFHYLTVSCDDQQQKTIQVITYDKSKVTESQTIAIESLAPGIHLKGVLHYDRLQFHYKEADTWKPIGSALDASILSDDYVRDETNHYRPAFTGAFCGICCQDLSGQGKAADFKHFNYTELK, translated from the coding sequence ATGCAGATACAAAACCCCATTTTAAGAGGATTTAACCCTGATCCTTCTATCATTAAAACTAAAGATGGTTATTATATAGCCACCAGCACCTTTGAATGGTTTCCTGGTGTGCAAATACATTATTCAAAAGACCTCATTAACTGGGAGTTAGTAGCAAGACCGTTAAACAGAATCTCGCAGTTAGATATGCGTGGAAATCCTGATTCTTGCGGCGTTTGGGCGCCTTGTCTTTCATATCATAATAACACCTTTTACCTGGTGTATAGCAACGTAAGATCATTTGACGGTAAATGGAAAGACACCCACAACTATCTGGTGACAACAGATAATATTTTAGGAGAATGGTCAGATCCTGTGTATTTAAATTCTTCCGGTTTTGATGCCTCACTTTTCCATGATACTGATGGCAAAAAATGGCTTTTGGCCATGATTACGGATCAGCGTAATAATCATTTTTTTGGAGGTATCACCCTTCAGGAATATGATGAAGCTGAAAAAAGACTGACCGGACCGATCCACACCATTTTCAAGGGTACCGAACTTGGCTGCACTGAAGGGCCACATTTATATAAGAAAGATGGATTTTACTACCTGATTACGGCCGAAGGTGGCACCGAATATGGCCATGCCGTTACGGTGGCTCGCTCTCAATCAATCACAGGTCCTTATGAGGTTCACCCTGAAAATCCCATCATTACCTCCAGGCATCATCCCGAAGCTGAGCTTCAAAAAGCTGGTCATGCAGATCTGATTCAGGATGAGCATGGGCAATGGTTAGCTACCTTTCTGGTTGCGCGGCCACTGAGTCCCTTAGGTAAATGTATTCTTGGTAGGGAAACAGCCATTGAATTGATAGATTGGCCTGACAACCAATGGCCACAACTTAAAAATGGAGCAAGAACACCTCGATCCCTGGTAAGCTCTAATGGGCAGACACCTCAAGACTTTACTCCTAGTGTCCATCATGTGACTTTTGATCAGCCGGTGCTGGATATTCATTTTCAGTCATTAAGAGTTCCCATAGAAGAAAGTTGGGCCACCTTGACGGCAAAGCCAGGATTTTTGAGGCTAAAAGGCCGAGAATCTTTAAGTTCCTTTCACTACCAAAGCTTGATCGCGAGGAGAATACAACATTTTAAAATTGAAGCCTCCACCTACCTGGAATTCGCCCCAGTTAACTTTCAGCAGATGGCCGGGCTTATTTTTTATTATAATACCAATCACTTCCACTATTTAACTGTATCCTGCGATGATCAGCAACAAAAGACCATTCAAGTGATCACTTATGACAAGAGTAAGGTCACTGAGTCGCAAACAATAGCTATTGAGTCATTAGCACCGGGCATTCACCTCAAAGGCGTGCTTCATTACGACAGATTACAATTTCATTATAAAGAAGCTGATACCTGGAAACCAATAGGTTCAGCCTTAGATGCCAGCATTCTTTCTGATGACTATGTGCGTGATGAGACCAACCACTACAGACCTGCCTTTACGGGAGCCTTCTGTGGCATTTGCTGCCAGGATCTATCAGGTCAAGGCAAGGCTGCTGATTTTAAGCATTTCAATTATACCGAATTAAAATAA
- a CDS encoding sugar porter family MFS transporter, translating to MKKNQLYPVLISVIVALGGFLLGFDGVVNSGAITFYKNTFNISSQPLLLGISTSAILLGSILGNLTAGMISDAIGRKKALLITAFLFMLGASGTALAGHIIIFIICKFVAGIGVGIAILVAPMYIAEMAPPENRGKLVTINQLNIVLGLSIAYFSNYYILQFIEDPDLNWRWMLGIGAFPAALYFILLFIIPESPRWLIQKGRLEEAKFTLNKVRDHEQAVIEFQNIQNTLKATKKEKKAKLSEVFSRRMKVVLIIGLALAFFQQVSGINAVLYYAPMIFETAGGATDTAFLQAIIVGIIFMVFTVLSMLVIDRLGRKPLLIIGTSIMAAFLVMVGYSFYIATYKVTDNTITSLEQSLKDSEVLAQAKATNPKIYQKDSIVYIQTAASVYKNGQVIAEVQHDTYNTINYEIKLITSVLERQKGKVYTNELDFFSTLKTAFSRELQMSSAQNIIANQELSADEVTELRFADAYKQVILGTSININANWVLIGILGFIAGFSISLGPVMWAILSEIFPNRSRGLAISVAGSLNALTSFAVATIFPYELEKLGSATTFFIFAAFMILCLFFVLKYVVETKGKSLEEIEAELIDN from the coding sequence ATGAAAAAAAATCAACTCTACCCTGTATTAATATCTGTTATAGTAGCACTTGGGGGCTTTCTTTTGGGTTTTGACGGCGTAGTTAATTCTGGGGCCATCACCTTCTATAAAAACACCTTCAATATCTCCAGCCAACCTCTGCTGCTAGGGATTAGTACCAGTGCCATTCTATTAGGATCTATTCTAGGCAACCTAACTGCCGGCATGATCAGCGATGCTATTGGAAGAAAGAAAGCATTATTAATTACAGCCTTCTTATTTATGCTTGGGGCGTCAGGTACAGCATTGGCGGGGCACATTATCATTTTCATCATTTGTAAATTTGTTGCAGGTATTGGTGTAGGCATAGCTATACTAGTAGCTCCTATGTATATCGCTGAAATGGCTCCTCCCGAAAATAGAGGTAAGCTAGTCACTATCAACCAATTAAATATAGTACTTGGTTTATCGATAGCATACTTTTCTAACTACTACATACTTCAGTTCATAGAAGACCCAGACCTGAACTGGCGATGGATGCTGGGCATAGGAGCCTTCCCTGCCGCGTTATATTTCATACTTCTATTTATCATTCCAGAAAGCCCCAGGTGGCTCATCCAAAAAGGTCGCTTGGAAGAGGCTAAATTCACTCTGAATAAGGTGAGAGATCATGAACAGGCAGTCATTGAATTTCAGAATATCCAGAACACACTTAAAGCCACTAAAAAAGAGAAAAAAGCTAAGCTATCAGAAGTGTTTTCCCGAAGAATGAAAGTAGTGCTGATTATTGGTCTTGCGCTTGCCTTCTTTCAACAGGTAAGCGGCATTAATGCAGTACTTTATTATGCCCCGATGATTTTTGAAACGGCCGGAGGCGCCACTGACACCGCCTTTCTTCAGGCCATAATTGTAGGTATTATCTTCATGGTATTCACCGTATTATCGATGCTGGTAATAGATAGATTGGGTAGGAAGCCGCTTTTGATCATAGGCACATCTATCATGGCTGCTTTTCTGGTAATGGTAGGTTATTCTTTCTACATAGCAACCTATAAGGTTACTGATAATACCATCACTAGCCTAGAGCAGTCATTGAAGGATTCTGAGGTATTGGCCCAGGCCAAAGCCACCAACCCTAAAATCTACCAGAAAGATAGCATTGTGTACATACAGACAGCCGCCTCGGTGTATAAAAACGGGCAGGTAATAGCTGAGGTGCAGCATGACACTTACAATACCATTAACTACGAGATCAAACTGATTACCAGCGTATTGGAAAGACAAAAAGGAAAAGTTTATACGAATGAACTCGACTTTTTTAGCACTTTGAAAACAGCTTTTAGCAGAGAGCTACAGATGAGTAGTGCTCAGAACATCATAGCTAATCAGGAATTATCAGCAGATGAAGTAACAGAACTGCGCTTTGCTGATGCATATAAGCAGGTTATTTTAGGCACCAGCATTAATATTAATGCCAATTGGGTGCTAATAGGCATTTTAGGTTTTATAGCTGGATTTTCCATATCGCTGGGCCCGGTAATGTGGGCCATTCTATCTGAGATATTTCCTAATCGATCAAGAGGACTGGCTATTTCTGTAGCAGGCTCATTGAACGCACTGACAAGTTTTGCGGTAGCCACCATATTTCCATACGAACTGGAAAAACTGGGCTCGGCCACCACCTTTTTCATATTCGCAGCCTTTATGATTTTGTGCTTGTTTTTTGTTTTGAAATATGTGGTAGAAACCAAAGGCAAATCTTTGGAGGAAATAGAGGCTGAACTAATAGATAATTGA
- a CDS encoding glycoside hydrolase family 26 protein translates to MSCLKSRESDPQLEKSLTKPARKLAKFEPEDGKVLLFVGQELAAIGGLENYNDGYLDNFDRPAGFTMYTNFSPGDSSFGHINKGLDGVNTTDNWGDGPSNIAMQLSDPDFKNMALAIGLAFVNHETQVANGEHDDLIVGLAEFIKKQGERPVFLRVGYEFDGHQWNHYNREDYIKSFRHIHDVFDSLEVNNVAFVWQSTGWASSLDHLEAWYPGDDYVDWCAYSFFARYDEAKMIEFARQKGKPVFIAEATPTIGDETIKFDGQTIATNLSDAKQAEVAWKKWFIPLFKTIHDNPDEIKAVSYINSYWKSQPMWKDNPTFQKIDARLQKSSLITKKWREETSKKTFILSSDTLYQYLNKTH, encoded by the coding sequence ATGAGCTGTTTAAAAAGTAGAGAGTCAGATCCCCAACTTGAAAAGAGTCTTACTAAGCCCGCAAGGAAACTAGCTAAGTTCGAACCTGAAGATGGCAAAGTCTTGCTCTTTGTGGGCCAGGAATTAGCCGCTATCGGTGGATTGGAGAACTATAATGATGGCTACCTGGACAACTTCGACCGACCAGCTGGCTTTACCATGTACACTAATTTTTCACCCGGAGACAGCTCATTTGGTCACATCAACAAAGGCCTGGACGGCGTAAATACCACGGATAACTGGGGTGATGGACCTAGCAACATAGCCATGCAATTGTCTGATCCCGACTTTAAAAATATGGCTTTGGCTATCGGCTTGGCTTTTGTAAACCATGAGACACAAGTTGCTAATGGTGAGCATGATGACTTAATAGTTGGCTTGGCAGAATTCATCAAAAAGCAAGGCGAGAGGCCTGTATTTCTACGTGTAGGTTATGAGTTTGATGGCCATCAGTGGAATCATTATAACAGAGAGGACTATATCAAATCTTTCCGTCATATTCATGATGTCTTTGATAGCTTGGAAGTGAATAATGTTGCTTTTGTATGGCAATCTACCGGCTGGGCATCAAGCCTGGATCATTTGGAGGCCTGGTACCCTGGTGATGACTATGTAGACTGGTGCGCCTATTCCTTCTTCGCTCGGTACGATGAAGCTAAAATGATAGAGTTTGCCCGCCAAAAAGGAAAACCAGTGTTCATAGCTGAGGCTACACCTACCATTGGCGACGAAACCATTAAATTCGATGGACAAACTATAGCCACAAATCTTTCTGATGCAAAACAGGCTGAAGTAGCTTGGAAAAAATGGTTTATTCCTTTGTTCAAAACCATCCATGATAATCCGGATGAGATAAAAGCGGTGAGTTACATCAACTCCTACTGGAAGTCCCAGCCTATGTGGAAGGACAATCCTACTTTTCAAAAGATAGATGCCCGTCTGCAGAAAAGCTCATTGATCACTAAAAAATGGAGAGAAGAAACCAGTAAAAAGACGTTTATTCTATCATCAGACACTTTGTACCAATACCTGAATAAAACCCATTAA